Proteins found in one Balnearium lithotrophicum genomic segment:
- a CDS encoding phosphoglycerate kinase — protein sequence MFNKMTLRDIPPEELKGKKVFVRVDFNVPIENGVIQNDKRIRAALPTINYLLDHSAKVILCSHLDRPKGWDPKLSLKPVAERLSRLLEKEVKFIPDCVGEEVKRVVEELQPGEVALLENVRFYPEETKNDPEFARKLAELADIYVNDAFGTAHRKHASTYGITKFVKIAVAGFLLEKEIKYLQRALDNPERPLVLIIGGSKVSGKLEVIENLLKIVDKMLVGGGMAYTFLKAAGYNVGKSLVEEELIETAKRIMEEADQNGVKFYIPVDSNNAEEFSPTAKSRLTTYKEIPNDMMGLDIGPATVELFKEALLDAKTILWNGPMGVFEFEKFRFGTMAVGKIVAEHKEALRIVGGGDSVAAIELLGLEHEVDHVSTGGGAFLQFLAGKELPGVVALTDKSVEN from the coding sequence ATGTTTAACAAGATGACGCTGAGGGATATTCCCCCTGAGGAGCTAAAAGGAAAGAAGGTGTTTGTTAGGGTTGACTTCAACGTTCCCATTGAAAATGGCGTAATTCAGAACGACAAGAGAATAAGAGCTGCCCTCCCAACAATTAATTATTTGTTGGACCACAGTGCAAAGGTAATTCTCTGCTCCCACTTGGACAGGCCTAAGGGTTGGGACCCTAAGCTCTCCTTAAAACCTGTTGCCGAAAGGCTCTCAAGGCTCCTTGAGAAGGAGGTAAAGTTCATCCCTGACTGTGTCGGAGAGGAGGTTAAGAGGGTTGTTGAGGAGCTCCAGCCTGGAGAAGTTGCCCTCCTTGAAAACGTCAGGTTCTACCCTGAGGAAACGAAGAACGACCCCGAATTTGCAAGGAAACTTGCAGAACTTGCAGACATTTACGTTAACGATGCATTCGGCACTGCCCACAGAAAGCACGCTTCAACTTACGGAATAACAAAGTTTGTGAAGATTGCAGTTGCAGGATTTTTACTTGAAAAGGAAATCAAGTACCTGCAGAGAGCTCTGGATAATCCCGAAAGGCCATTAGTTCTAATTATTGGAGGTTCAAAAGTTTCTGGAAAACTTGAGGTCATAGAAAACCTGCTAAAGATTGTTGATAAGATGCTCGTAGGTGGCGGAATGGCATACACGTTCTTAAAAGCGGCAGGTTACAACGTAGGAAAGTCCTTGGTAGAAGAGGAACTTATTGAAACTGCAAAAAGAATCATGGAGGAAGCAGACCAGAACGGAGTTAAGTTCTACATACCAGTTGACAGCAACAATGCCGAGGAGTTCTCCCCAACTGCTAAGTCAAGACTCACAACATACAAGGAGATTCCTAACGACATGATGGGACTTGACATAGGACCTGCAACGGTTGAGCTCTTCAAGGAGGCCCTGTTGGATGCAAAAACAATCCTCTGGAACGGTCCTATGGGGGTATTTGAGTTCGAGAAGTTCAGATTCGGAACGATGGCAGTAGGAAAAATAGTTGCAGAACACAAGGAGGCCCTGAGAATAGTCGGAGGTGGAGACAGCGTTGCTGCAATAGAGCTCTTAGGCCTTGAGCACGAGGTTGACCACGTTTCAACCGGAGGTGGTGCTTTCCTTCAGTTTTTAGCTGGAAAGGAGCTCCCTGGAGTTGTTGCCCTTACAGATAAATCAGTAGAAAATTAA
- the nadD gene encoding nicotinate (nicotinamide) nucleotide adenylyltransferase, translating into MRALFGGSFNPVHNGHLILARDVLEDFNFSEVIFVPAYVQPLKGELLIPPEVRLRALQMAVEGERYFSVWDYEVKKEGVSYTYQTLEEFRKKYNEEPIFIMGADSFLSFDRWKKPRRILELSKILILSRPGYDFNPQEILRRIGVEIPVRRFKRGNVEERNWRVAIYEGRLLEISSTEVRKRLKLGKSIKYLVPEVVEEEIRRWWENGLQENV; encoded by the coding sequence ATGAGGGCTTTATTTGGAGGAAGCTTTAACCCAGTTCACAACGGTCACTTAATACTGGCAAGGGACGTTTTGGAGGACTTTAATTTTTCAGAGGTTATCTTTGTTCCAGCCTACGTTCAGCCTCTAAAGGGGGAGCTCCTCATCCCTCCAGAGGTGAGGTTGAGAGCTCTACAGATGGCGGTAGAGGGGGAAAGGTACTTTTCCGTTTGGGACTACGAAGTAAAAAAGGAGGGAGTTTCCTACACGTATCAAACTCTTGAGGAATTTAGAAAAAAGTACAACGAAGAACCAATTTTTATAATGGGAGCAGACTCATTCCTCTCTTTTGATAGATGGAAGAAGCCAAGAAGAATTTTAGAACTTTCAAAAATCCTGATTCTCTCCCGTCCTGGGTATGACTTTAATCCACAGGAGATTTTAAGGAGAATAGGGGTAGAAATTCCCGTAAGGAGATTTAAAAGGGGAAATGTAGAGGAAAGGAACTGGAGAGTTGCCATTTACGAGGGAAGGCTCTTGGAAATCAGTTCAACGGAAGTAAGGAAAAGGTTAAAATTGGGCAAATCAATTAAGTACTTGGTTCCAGAAGTTGTAGAGGAAGAAATCAGGAGGTGGTGGGAGAATGGCCTACAGGAAAATGTTTAA
- the leuC gene encoding 3-isopropylmalate dehydratase large subunit, producing the protein MGMTITQKILADHAGKKEVYPGELIMCKVDVALANDVTAPIAIKQVKALGAKKVWDRKRIALVPDHFVPAKDIKAAEQVKMMREFAKEFEIENFWPEGRVGIEHALLPEQGVVVPGDVVIGADSHTCTYGALGAFSTGVGSTDMAYAWLTGEVWFKVPEQMKFIYYGKRQRWVGGKDIILYVIGMIGVDGALYKTMEHTGEAIRELPMDDRFTICNMAIEAGAKNGIIEPDEKTVEYVKGRAKRPYKLYKSDPDAEYSEVYEIDVSKIEPQVAFPYLPSNTRPVTEATHVTIDQVVIGSCTNGRISDLRIAAKILKGKKVNPNVRCIVIPATQEIYRQALKEGLIDIFLDAECVVSTPTCGPCLGGHMGILAKGERAVATTNRNFVGRMGHPESEVYLASPAVAAASAVLGRIAHPDEVVGSEEQ; encoded by the coding sequence ATGGGAATGACAATTACACAGAAAATATTAGCAGACCACGCTGGGAAGAAGGAGGTTTACCCCGGCGAACTCATAATGTGTAAGGTTGATGTTGCACTTGCAAATGACGTTACGGCTCCCATAGCAATAAAACAGGTGAAAGCCTTAGGAGCAAAGAAGGTCTGGGATAGAAAGAGAATAGCCTTGGTTCCTGACCACTTTGTTCCAGCAAAGGATATAAAGGCAGCAGAACAGGTCAAGATGATGCGGGAGTTTGCTAAAGAGTTTGAAATTGAAAACTTCTGGCCTGAGGGAAGGGTCGGTATAGAGCATGCTCTTTTACCAGAACAGGGAGTTGTTGTTCCCGGAGATGTTGTAATAGGGGCAGACTCCCATACATGTACGTACGGAGCTCTCGGAGCATTTTCAACAGGAGTAGGTTCAACCGACATGGCCTACGCCTGGTTGACGGGGGAAGTCTGGTTCAAAGTTCCGGAGCAGATGAAGTTTATCTACTACGGTAAGAGACAAAGATGGGTTGGTGGTAAGGACATAATCCTCTACGTAATCGGAATGATTGGAGTTGATGGAGCTCTCTACAAGACAATGGAGCACACCGGAGAGGCTATAAGGGAGCTCCCAATGGACGATAGGTTCACAATATGCAATATGGCAATTGAGGCTGGTGCGAAGAACGGAATTATCGAACCGGACGAAAAGACTGTTGAGTACGTGAAGGGAAGGGCTAAGAGACCTTACAAGCTCTACAAATCTGACCCTGATGCCGAGTACTCAGAGGTTTACGAGATAGACGTTTCAAAAATAGAGCCTCAGGTTGCATTTCCCTACCTTCCATCAAACACAAGACCTGTGACGGAGGCAACCCACGTAACAATTGACCAGGTTGTTATTGGTTCCTGTACAAACGGTAGGATTAGCGACTTAAGAATTGCTGCAAAGATACTGAAGGGTAAAAAGGTCAATCCGAACGTTCGCTGTATCGTTATACCAGCAACTCAGGAAATTTACAGGCAGGCCCTTAAGGAAGGATTGATTGACATATTCTTAGATGCTGAGTGTGTCGTATCGACTCCAACATGTGGTCCGTGTCTTGGTGGGCATATGGGAATACTTGCAAAGGGAGAGAGAGCTGTTGCAACTACAAACAGGAACTTTGTCGGAAGAATGGGGCATCCAGAGAGTGAAGTTTACCTTGCATCACCTGCAGTAGCAGCTGCCTCAGCGGTTTTAGGAAGGATAGCCCACCCAGATGAAGTTGTTGGAAGTGAGGAACAGTAA
- a CDS encoding DUF309 domain-containing protein, whose product MDFFEIRNWFAHNLCDYLREKEEKELKKLLSVISIFEDVEPPEESVLKEVSEEAPIFKLEGGKFTISEDPFTVDYVREKTEKYWEFLKELSENFEPVGEDLKKNVEIARELFKKGLYFEVHEILEEVWMGEFGEYRDFLQALIQIGVAYYHRENYNERGFKLLLENALELLSCYNGEVLGVKVDKLKEDIKRAKEEGTLIEF is encoded by the coding sequence ATGGACTTTTTTGAGATTAGAAACTGGTTTGCCCATAACCTCTGTGACTATTTGAGGGAGAAGGAGGAGAAGGAGCTGAAAAAGCTCCTCTCCGTAATTTCCATTTTTGAGGATGTTGAGCCTCCAGAGGAGAGTGTCCTTAAGGAAGTTTCTGAGGAGGCTCCAATTTTTAAGTTGGAGGGAGGAAAGTTCACCATCTCAGAGGACCCCTTTACTGTAGATTACGTAAGAGAAAAGACTGAAAAATACTGGGAATTTTTAAAGGAGCTCTCAGAAAACTTTGAACCGGTAGGGGAAGACCTTAAAAAGAACGTTGAAATAGCAAGGGAGCTCTTTAAAAAGGGGCTCTACTTTGAAGTTCACGAAATTCTTGAAGAGGTCTGGATGGGGGAGTTTGGAGAGTACAGGGACTTCCTTCAAGCTCTAATTCAGATAGGAGTTGCCTACTACCACAGGGAGAACTACAACGAAAGGGGATTTAAGCTCTTGCTTGAAAATGCACTTGAGCTTCTGTCGTGTTACAATGGTGAGGTTTTGGGAGTTAAAGTTGATAAACTGAAAGAGGATATTAAAAGGGCTAAGGAGGAGGGAACGTTAATAGAATTTTGA
- a CDS encoding selenium metabolism-associated LysR family transcriptional regulator, producing the protein MDIKQLEVFARVFENNSFSKAAHKLGLSQPTVSAHIQNLEESIGKKLFDRVGRRIVPTQEAKILYRHAVEILKKRDEALSELRSLNGKGFSGLVRVAASNIPGDYFVPHMLKRIREKFPKVLFRVEILDSSKVLKALTEQIPIYDLGFVGMEPQNKRLESKRIHDDEIVLIAPPYFKKEEVELKEVLQLPLLFREEESGTRKTVEGALKELGIGVSSLNVVAYLGSNTAIKEAVKKGIGFGLVSRYSVQDDVKCGKLKIVKVNGLNIKRFFYAVKRKDITPLPVVKEIWDRLEKLL; encoded by the coding sequence ATGGACATTAAACAGTTAGAGGTTTTTGCAAGGGTTTTTGAGAATAACAGCTTTTCAAAGGCGGCCCACAAGTTGGGTCTATCCCAACCTACCGTTAGTGCCCACATACAGAACTTAGAGGAATCTATAGGTAAAAAGCTCTTTGATAGGGTAGGTAGGAGGATTGTTCCTACACAGGAGGCAAAGATTCTATACAGACACGCCGTCGAAATTTTGAAAAAGAGGGATGAGGCCCTTTCGGAGCTCCGCTCCCTCAACGGTAAGGGATTTTCAGGCCTCGTCAGAGTTGCAGCAAGTAACATACCTGGGGATTACTTCGTCCCCCACATGCTAAAAAGGATAAGGGAGAAATTTCCAAAGGTTCTCTTTAGAGTTGAGATTTTAGATTCGAGCAAGGTTCTAAAGGCCTTAACGGAGCAGATTCCAATCTACGACTTGGGTTTTGTTGGAATGGAGCCTCAGAATAAGAGGCTTGAGTCAAAAAGGATTCACGATGATGAGATTGTCCTTATAGCTCCTCCGTACTTTAAGAAGGAAGAAGTGGAACTTAAGGAGGTTCTCCAACTTCCACTCCTTTTCAGGGAGGAGGAATCTGGAACGAGGAAAACGGTGGAGGGAGCCCTGAAGGAGTTGGGAATAGGAGTGAGCTCACTCAACGTTGTGGCCTACCTTGGAAGTAATACGGCAATAAAGGAGGCTGTAAAGAAGGGAATAGGGTTTGGTCTCGTTTCAAGGTACTCCGTTCAGGACGATGTTAAGTGTGGAAAGTTAAAAATTGTTAAGGTTAACGGATTGAATATAAAACGCTTCTTCTACGCGGTTAAGAGAAAGGACATTACTCCCCTTCCTGTTGTCAAGGAAATCTGGGATAGGTTGGAAAAACTCCTCTAA
- a CDS encoding DUF6884 domain-containing protein, with protein MRLALVTACGGKKEGTKRKAGLLYKSARIRHLYRKSKELKIPMFIISAKYGLVSADDEIEPYEAVMTDERCRELLPTLLKKLKDFDVVIYFRGGARKEYYNCIREAVDTLKKELVVFGYGNMGDIGKLQGIVEEVRSRG; from the coding sequence TTGAGATTGGCTTTGGTAACGGCCTGTGGGGGAAAAAAAGAAGGGACAAAGAGAAAGGCCGGGCTTCTCTACAAATCTGCAAGGATAAGACACCTCTATAGGAAAAGTAAGGAACTTAAGATTCCGATGTTTATAATCAGTGCAAAGTACGGTCTTGTTTCTGCAGATGATGAGATAGAACCCTACGAAGCTGTGATGACCGATGAGAGGTGCAGGGAGCTCCTTCCGACACTTTTAAAAAAATTAAAGGACTTTGACGTTGTTATCTACTTTCGGGGAGGGGCAAGGAAGGAGTACTACAACTGCATAAGGGAAGCGGTAGATACTTTAAAAAAGGAACTTGTGGTCTTTGGCTACGGAAATATGGGGGATATAGGGAAACTCCAAGGGATAGTAGAAGAGGTTAGAAGTCGGGGATGA